DNA from Halobaculum sp. XH14:
CCGCCACGAGTGCGGTCACGATGCCGACGGCCAGCCCGCCGAGGACGGAGAGGAAGAACCCCACGACGGCGTACGCGAGGTACTGCACCCACTGGTCCGTGATGGTCGGCCAGAGCCGCCGCCAGCCGGCGAGGACGCCGCCGCCCTCCAGCACCATGAGCGGGACGACGAACACGGTCGTGAACCCGTTGACGAGGCCAGCCACGAGCGCGAGCAGGAGGAGGAGCGGCAGCAGGACCACGAAGAGCGCGATGGCGACGCCGCCGCCGACCCCGCCGACGCCAAGCAGCGGGAGCACGAACGGCGCTGCGAGGAGCAGGACCGCGCCGAACACGAACAGGCCGACGACCAGTCGGAACGCGAACAGCCGCACGCCCTGCCGCCAGCGGCGACCCCAGTAGCGCCTGATGGTGACCTCCCGGTTCCGGAGCGACTCGACGAAGACGAACTCCATGATCGACCCGACGAGAGCGAGCGACAGCGCGACGAGCAGGACCGCGCCGACGACGGCGGCGACCGCGAGCCACGCCCGCGGGCCGAGGTCGGGGAACGCCATCCCGCCCGGCGGCGTTCCCCCGGTACCGTCCCCGCCGGGACCGGCCTGGAAGCTGCTCGTGCCCGCGCCCGGCCCGCCGACGAAGAACACGACGACCGCGAGTTTGACCCACACGGTTCGGTCGATCGGGGTGAGGAACTCGCGGGTGACCGCCAGCGCGTCGTCGACGTTCTCGAGAGCGTGCAGGGCCATGGGGCCCCGTACGGCCGCCAGCATGAAGAGAGTAGGAGTCGGTCGACGCGTGGTCGGGGCTCGGCCTCGTCGGGTCGGAGCTCAAGTGGCGTCGAACGTGTGAGAAGATGGCCGCAGCGTCGTCGGTCGTCGCAGAAACCGGACGTCGCCGATCAGATGACGCGGTTCTGCAGGTAGTCGAGATGCTTCGCGTTGTAGACGATCTGAATCTCGTCGGCCGCCGGCGAGCCGATGCAGGTGAGCCGGACGTTCTTCTCCTCGACCTCCTCGTCCGAGAGGATCTGCTGCATGTCCATGTCGATCTCGCCCTCCGTCACGATGGCCGCGCAGTTGGCGCAGGCGCCGGCGCGGCACGAGAACGGCCAGTCGTACCCCTGTGCCTCCGCGGCCTCGAGGATGTACTCGCCCTCGTTCACTTCGAGTTCGCCGTAGTCCTCGTCGTCGAGGCCGGCGTCGGCAGCCTCCGCGAAGAGGTCGTCGTCGTCCATCTCCCAGCCGTGGTCATCGAGCACTTCGTAGTTGAGGTATTCGACCGTGGGCATCAAGGCCGGATTCGGCGGCCGCCCAATTAGATGTTGCTATCTCCGTGCCCGAATTCGCCATCCTCGGGGGATTAGGCCGGCCGAAACCTC
Protein-coding regions in this window:
- the fer gene encoding ferredoxin Fer — protein: MPTVEYLNYEVLDDHGWEMDDDDLFAEAADAGLDDEDYGELEVNEGEYILEAAEAQGYDWPFSCRAGACANCAAIVTEGEIDMDMQQILSDEEVEEKNVRLTCIGSPAADEIQIVYNAKHLDYLQNRVI
- a CDS encoding DUF7544 domain-containing protein, producing MALHALENVDDALAVTREFLTPIDRTVWVKLAVVVFFVGGPGAGTSSFQAGPGGDGTGGTPPGGMAFPDLGPRAWLAVAAVVGAVLLVALSLALVGSIMEFVFVESLRNREVTIRRYWGRRWRQGVRLFAFRLVVGLFVFGAVLLLAAPFVLPLLGVGGVGGGVAIALFVVLLPLLLLLALVAGLVNGFTTVFVVPLMVLEGGGVLAGWRRLWPTITDQWVQYLAYAVVGFFLSVLGGLAVGIVTALVAVALFIPFGLLAALGIAVFAFVAEPVGIGLLAVFALLFGLSLVAVAALVQVPVQTYLRYYALLVLGDVEPAFDLIPDQRAAVREPTAE